Proteins from a single region of Phyllopteryx taeniolatus isolate TA_2022b chromosome 10, UOR_Ptae_1.2, whole genome shotgun sequence:
- the purab gene encoding transcriptional activator protein Pur-alpha — translation MADRDSGSDHGGPTAGPGSLPPGAVGAMSRLQHDTEELASKRVDIQNKRFYLDVKQNVKGRFLKIAEVGAGGNKSRLTLSMSVAVEFRDYLGDFIEHYAQLGPSNPDLVQDEPRRALKSEFLVRENRKYYMDLKENQRGRFLRIRQTVNRGPGLGSSQGQTIALPAQGLIEFRDALAKLIDDYGVDEDPAELPEGTSLTVDNKRFFFDVGSNKYGVFMRVSEVKPTYRNSITVPCKVWSKFGNTFCKYAEEMRKIQERSREKRASELLPEGPHGADDGDDD, via the coding sequence ATGGCGGACAGAGACAGCGGCAGTGACCACGGAGGGCCTACCGCAGGCCCTGGCTCGCTGCCGCCGGGTGCGGTGGGAGCCATGTCCCGGCTGCAGCACGACACCGAGGAGCTCGCCTCCAAGCGTGTCGACATCCAGAACAAGCGATTCTACCTTGACGTCAAGCAGAATGTTAAAGGACGCTTCCTAAAGATAGCCGAGGTCGGCGCTGGGGGGAACAAGAGCCGCCTCACGCTGTCCATGTCGGTGGCCGTGGAGTTCCGCGATTATCTCGGCGACTTTATCGAACATTACGCCCAGCTGGGCCCGAGCAACCCCGACTTGGTGCAGGATGAGCCCCGGCGGGCGCTCAAGAGCGAGTTCTTGGTGCGGGAGAATCGGAAATATTACATGGATCTGAAGGAGAACCAGAGGGGGCGGTTCTTGAGGATCCGGCAGACCGTTAATCGGGGGCCCGGACTGGGAAGCTCGCAAGGCCAGACCATCGCTCTGCCGGCGCAGGGTCTCATCGAGTTCCGCGACGCTTTGGCCAAACTCATCGACGACTACGGCGTGGACGAGGATCCGGCCGAGCTCCCGGAGGGCACCTCGCTCACGGTGGACAACAAGCGCTTCTTCTTCGACGTGGGCTCCAACAAGTACGGCGTGTTTATGCGGGTCAGCGAGGTGAAGCCCACCTACCGGAACTCCATCACGGTTCCGTGCAAAGTGTGGTCCAAATTCGGCAACACCTTCTGTAAATACGCGGAGGAGATGCGGAAGATCCAGGAGAGGAGTCGAGAGAAACGGGCCTCGGAACTGCTACCCGAGGGGCCGCACGGCGCAGATGACGGCGACGACGACTGA